DNA sequence from the Osmia lignaria lignaria isolate PbOS001 chromosome 2, iyOsmLign1, whole genome shotgun sequence genome:
TTTCAGATAAAACGAATATGTTATCAGTACGTGCGTGATAAAACTCGCAGATAAGACAAGGCGGCAAAAAAACCTGTTCTGTGATAAAACAAAGGTAACGGTGTACTTGGCGGAAGGGTTAAATGAAACACTCGACGTTGCATTATCTTTGCGCGAGACGGAGACAATCGCAGACTAATTAAGCgcatttagaaataaatatcaTAACATCAACCCTATAATAGCATCATAGGGATATTCaacttaatttcaaatttaataaagtaCTATCAGAAGAgcgaattttaaaaatgaattattttcataaatgtcATCAGTGATAAGTGAAACTTCATCAAAGCCCCCTTTCATTCATCCCgctgtttattaattattctgaaTGACCATGTGGAACGATGAACCTGAATAAGGTTGACCATTTAATACCTGTAGCGCGCCTTGTTATTAATTACGAATGCAACAGTGATGCGTTGCATAAGTGTTAATTACGATGCAGAAACGTTTACGCGACAGAACAAGAGCAGCAAGATCGTTCGAAAAGAGGGAGTTAATGATTGGGCTCGATACAAGAGCGTCCCGATACTTTGTTATTTATCTATAGCAGTATCAAAAAGCGATAAACATGAGGATTTCACGCAATTTTGCAACAACTTGCAgagtatagaaaataattttttttattgtttctatAACGTAACATCTTCCAAAAGAGATAACTTCACTGGCGGAAATGATTTCAGCTCGCACATTCGTGTGAACCAAGAAAGTCAAATAGATTCTTAATCAGTATAAGTACCGCTATCTTGATTACCGGAATTAGCCACGTAAGtcagaattaaagaaaaacagcCCGCATTCgaagtataataaatatatttaaggtttttttttaagtatatcgGATAAGTTAATTAATCAGTAAGAAGAGTGATATTCTGTTAAGTTGTAGGTAATTTGAAACAATAAACACACCCTTACGAAATCGTTGCTTTTACTCTGTTATCGATATACCAGATTGCGGCCATCGCGTTATGATAGTGTTATGTTAACGTTGAACCAGTAATATTTCTTGGTACATAGTGTCATTCGAGCCGGTTGATTTCACAATAAATCACCTAACGGTCTTGCTTAGGATTCAATCGATTCGATACATGATTCCAAGTTGGAAAATGCCTCGACAGTCCTTGTCGAAGACGGCGCTTTATTTAACCATCCAACGCACGCTGACGGAATGAATGTTTTCTACGGGATGGAATGTTGTCTTGCTTGGCAAGAAATAATTCATCACAATGATCTTTGCCTTCCGTTCGAAATCTCGCAAGATTCTTACCAACCGCGCGTTAACCAAACGATTGATAATAATGACAATTTTATTTGTCAAAGGTATCTTTATTCTCCCgataaagaaaataatcatTGTTCTCTCGATAAATAGTTACACTGATCTTCttctttaaaaaaacaaaaaggaaagaagCATTTCTTGATACATCTATCTTGACGTCAATCCATTTTGGATTTATCGTCGGCCACGTAGGTGGGCCGAAAACGCCAGTTCGAAAATGCCAATGCCTAAGATTTACAGATTCTTCCTGAAACTGACCGGCCGGTGTGGCCCCTTTTCTTTGCGGGTCTATGCCAACGAAATTGGAATGGAAAAGCAGAAGGGACCACCTGCGTTATGGTCGGGGACAGGTAATTCTACCTGGCTTTAACCGACCAGATTTTTCGAGAGTCGAACAAAGAGGCCCAACTGGCACTCGTGCACCCTACGACTTAAACCCACCTTCCTCCTCTTCAAGCGGTATTCACACGCATACCTGGTCGCTTCAGTGTCCGGTTCTCTTAAACTGCATTCTATCCGCGATGGCTCCAGCTATTTGCTGTTCAAACAAGCACACCTAGCGCGTCTGTCGATACAAGGAAAATGGATTTTTCTCGGTGCCGATTTCCTTTGGATTTTACCTTTCAAGATGAGGAAAGATTTATACATCTATCGGTGATATTCCCGGGTTTTCAACGAATTGAGACCAAGGAGTCtcaaaatttttatagaaatctaCAATTTAACTTCTGACAAAGAGAAACATTTGTTTGCGTAGTAAGAAATAAGATCACTCTGTCATTTGAGCAGATGAATGTAATCTAATGCTGTACTTTATACCGTTAACTATACTATATTCTGTATTATATTCAGTTGaactattttaatttcatttatttgcaTTCCATTGAATATTGTTCCAGAAATTTATCAGTTCCTCAATTATAATcttgaatgatttttaattgtcagaaataaaatgatcttcgatattaattaatcatGAACAACGAAACGTGATAATCCATTTATGTACGTAGTCACGTATCAAGTAATCGTATAATGCATCTTTAATCTACATTGTTGAAGTATCATTTGTatgatttcattcatttttatcgGAGATGAATTTATTAAGTGTCGTCAtgataatgtaattaattttgtagaaattatattacattgcaaaagaaaattttaataacgcgTTGATAATTTGACGGTACCCTTAATGTGGGACCAAAGGTATTCACTTCCATCTTTACAAAAACTTACCACTGTACATTTTTATGTATCAAGGTagtaaatgttatttatttagcAAACAATATGTCGAATAGTACACTCCCATATACAAAATCACGTTCCTTTGAACCATGACCAATTTTGGATCTTGCTGTGACTACATACGCCCTCGCGTATCTTCGAGAAGGAGCGATTTCAATGTCACAAACACGACTTCCATATGAACGTTCGAAAATTCTCGGCTATTTTTATACATGAGCAACAAACATTATCTTACGATCGTAACAGCTTTTGTTTAATACAAGCGTACAGGATTAAATTTGTGTACGAAACAGTAGGCGATTGAAAATCAAAGATCTAGACACGAGGTCCGGAAGGATCGAGAAGACAGGGGCTTCTCTGGGATCAGTTACACGATGGCAGTTGTCTTTGTAGTATAGATGGCTGCACTTTCGCTTCTTAAACCGGTCGTGATCGCGGTCACTTAGCTATGCATACAGAAtaactataaaacttttaatgCTACTATGTCTTTAgctgaaaatgatttttgtttttacaGGAACAATGAAGGTTCTAGTAGCGCTGCTACTAATAACCTTCTTGTGCGAAGCGCTGTCCTTGACTACTTCTACTGCAACGTCTGCTACACAGGCGTTTACGGTTCAAAAAGATAATAATGTGGACGTAAGCACAGAATCATCGAAGATCTCATCAAGTTCTTCGGCGACGAAGGAGCCGTATACTACTGGAATTGCACCAGCAAGTGTACAATCGAATAAAACTTCTGTCGATGAAAGGGTAACATCAAAATCGAAATCGGATGACGATATTCTGCTTATGAAATCCCTTTTAAGTCCTAAGAATATGCTGTTGCAAGAAATTAATACCTTGGACGAAGAAACTTCTAATGCTAAGGTGATGGTTGTTGTTTAAAGGATAATGGAAGAAATCGACCGAAGTATCTCTTCTATTAACAAAAACTTTTTGTAATATACGTTTCTATGGATAAGGAAGGTCGTTTTGCGACgacgaaattctaaaattttcattttttacattttcaattcaTGAAAGTCTCTAAAAACATATTCTGTAATAAGTTTTTATTGACAGTGGAGGTCTAAAAAGTGGCCAATTTCTACCATTGTCCTTTTGTGTAGCCGTATGCCCGTTTGCTTCATTATTAGCGCAATCACTAATATTTGTACATTGTAATGTGATATGTAAAATGTCTACAATTGTGATGAAATTTGTCGCTTAAAAAAAGCGTTAAACCCAATTGCAACATTGAAGTTTCAAATTCGAGTTCATTTGATACAAACAAATGAAGAGAACCgtaatttcttaaaaatttaattgtagATGCAAGATGAAGTTGCACAAACGCTTAAAGCGGAAGCTAAAAGGATCAGGCCGTCGGAACCGGTGACGACAACAAAGTTGCCAGCCACAAAAACCGATTTTATTACTACGACGAAGGACAGTACTACGAACAAATTGATCGAAGTTGAAGATACACCTTACGAGGGCGATTTGGGTGAAAACGAAGAAGACGAGGGTGACGATGAATATGACGACGAGGACGAAGACGACGAAGAGAACGACGATGAGCCTGAGGACGACGAACAAGTAATGACGCAGTGTCCTGATTACTGCAGATGTGCTGGAGAATATGCAGCTGCAACGACTGCAACGTACGTGCATGGCTTTTCCTGATAACATTATATAATTTGTTTCCTTTATTGTAACGAAAGATAAACGCAACGTTGATATCCGCAACTCGTTATTATTATACTATATAACTGTAATTATTAGGTTGCGCACATCAAATTTGTgttataatctttttttttttgttcagatgcacCAAACTTGTGGATGAGCAATCCTTTGGCACTGGTATCGTACATTTGCGTATAGAAAATGCCGGGCAAATTTATCTCGGCCCTCACGCATTTGCATCGCGAGGTCTTCAACAATTGGAATCCATTACAATCACCGACACAAGAATAGTCGAATTGAATCAAACGGCTTTCGACGATATACCATATTTATTCTGCGTAAATTTAACACGCAACGACCTCCAAGAGATTCATCCGAATACTTTCCACAGTAACAAACAGCTATCTCTGCTTGCCATCTCTGGAAATCCATTGAAACATACGCAAGATGCTAAATTATCGAAACATGGACTGTTCGATGCTCCGTCGATTACCGAGTTAGATTTCTCGTATAATGGTCTAACCAAACTGAAACGCACAGCATTTTCAAGGATGCCAAGCCTTACTTACATAATTTTGAAAGGaaacaaattgaaagaaattgatAGCTCAGCTTTCAATACATTGGAATCGCTCATGGAAGtagatttttcaaataatttgctAAATGAAATTCCTGTTGATCTATTATACAATAGCGGAATTCAAACATTTAAAGTTGCTGGTAAGATAATGTTAATTACACAATTTACCTGATACATTTATATTTCATGGATATTTTCAATAGAGATATGTTTCGTTTTCAGGAAATAATTTGCAAACTCTGAGcaccataaaaatgaaaaaattgagaGTATTAGATGCATCTAATaacaaaatcaaaataataGGAAAAGATGACCTTATGGATGTTCCTTTATTGGaccaattgataattaattcgaACGGTCTTAAAAGAATTCATCAACACGCTTTCGATAATCTCGATCAACTTACTCATCTCGATGTTAGTAATAACAAGTTAACTTCCTGGTCGGAACATCATCTGAGAACTAATTCAAGGTTACAAGAATTATTGATGAGCGACAACCCTGAATTAAAGACCTTACCAGTCTTCAAGACTGTTGGTTTTGAGTACAATTCTTACAGGTATTTAAGTATTTAAATTTAGTTTTTAacattgaattaataattttaaaaaatacataaaatatataattgaatGTCTGTTGCAGCGTATCCCGATTTGACTGTGCAAATTGCGGCTTGTACTTCCTTGAAGAAACAACCTTTAATGCTATGCCGGCAATAACACGTTTGAATCTGTCCAGAAATCGTTTAACTGGCTTGCCAAACGGTCTTTTAAGTCGTCTTTTGTCTTTGAGAATTCTTGATCTATCCGATAATATTATCAAATCTTTGGATAACAGTATGTTCCGCGGTGCTATTAGTTTGACTAAAATCAGCCTTGCGGGTAATCCTTTGGTTACGTTACAAGTGACACCATTCCTGGTAGCTCCAGGTCTTACTAAACTCGACGTGAGCAGATGCGCTTTGGAGAGAGTTTGGAGCGAAGCTAGAGTTCCACTGACTAGTTTACGGTACATAAAATGAAACAAAGCTATACAAACAATATGTCATTTCAAAAGAATATGAGAAATAATGTTATGTTGTATTTTTAGGTCCCTGTCAGTTCGCGAAAACCTTCTACGTCGAATTACCGTGGAAGAATTAAAAGCAACACCGAAGATCGTTAGCTTAGATTTAGCGCATAATCCTCTTGATTGTGACGTCGAATTTAATGAGGCTGTACAATGGCTTACCGATCATGGTGTAACACCAGTCGAAACGTCAAGGTATGAATTGAGTTTTGCTTATCGAACATATAGGTAGTTGTATTTTTCTAATTCTCTTGTAATTTACAGATATATTAGTAATTATGGTAACGATGATAATTACCAAGATTCTGAAGGTATCAGTCAATGGACCGATTTAGCGAAGATAGTCTGCGATGGTATTAATGACGGTCCACCAGAAAGACCAGTGCCACGTAAGGAAAAGAAAGTGAAGATCATCGTTGAAGGACTTGATACGGCAGAATACTCTGATACATTATTAAGgaacaattttgaaaatgatgatGTAAGTACAAacaaacttttaatattttcttatttatgaagGTATGATGTGAAAATGGTCATCAAA
Encoded proteins:
- the Gp150 gene encoding leucine-rich repeat domain-containing glycoprotein 150 isoform X1; its protein translation is MKVLVALLLITFLCEALSLTTSTATSATQAFTVQKDNNVDVSTESSKISSSSSATKEPYTTGIAPASVQSNKTSVDERVTSKSKSDDDILLMKSLLSPKNMLLQEINTLDEETSNAKMQDEVAQTLKAEAKRIRPSEPVTTTKLPATKTDFITTTKDSTTNKLIEVEDTPYEGDLGENEEDEGDDEYDDEDEDDEENDDEPEDDEQVMTQCPDYCRCAGEYAAATTATCTKLVDEQSFGTGIVHLRIENAGQIYLGPHAFASRGLQQLESITITDTRIVELNQTAFDDIPYLFCVNLTRNDLQEIHPNTFHSNKQLSLLAISGNPLKHTQDAKLSKHGLFDAPSITELDFSYNGLTKLKRTAFSRMPSLTYIILKGNKLKEIDSSAFNTLESLMEVDFSNNLLNEIPVDLLYNSGIQTFKVAGNNLQTLSTIKMKKLRVLDASNNKIKIIGKDDLMDVPLLDQLIINSNGLKRIHQHAFDNLDQLTHLDVSNNKLTSWSEHHLRTNSRLQELLMSDNPELKTLPVFKTVGFEYNSYSVSRFDCANCGLYFLEETTFNAMPAITRLNLSRNRLTGLPNGLLSRLLSLRILDLSDNIIKSLDNSMFRGAISLTKISLAGNPLVTLQVTPFLVAPGLTKLDVSRCALERVWSEARVPLTSLRSLSVRENLLRRITVEELKATPKIVSLDLAHNPLDCDVEFNEAVQWLTDHGVTPVETSRYISNYGNDDNYQDSEGISQWTDLAKIVCDGINDGPPERPVPRKEKKVKIIVEGLDTAEYSDTLLRNNFENDDDLVKMHVDHGLKPNEEVEKAWTTQDQEYEDFVPAEDTEYRPWYSTTDVWAIATIIITTLLMVLLTVHVAIYLAKRRGHGPVIRPPMILRQGLIDNKNCGLVYKPLQEEITTPHVPKRGSFYSSSTFHYDKIVPESV
- the Gp150 gene encoding leucine-rich repeat domain-containing glycoprotein 150 isoform X2, which codes for MKVLVALLLITFLCEALSLTTSTATSATQAFTVQKDNNVDVSTESSKISSSSSATKEPYTTGIAPASVQSNKTSVDERMQDEVAQTLKAEAKRIRPSEPVTTTKLPATKTDFITTTKDSTTNKLIEVEDTPYEGDLGENEEDEGDDEYDDEDEDDEENDDEPEDDEQVMTQCPDYCRCAGEYAAATTATCTKLVDEQSFGTGIVHLRIENAGQIYLGPHAFASRGLQQLESITITDTRIVELNQTAFDDIPYLFCVNLTRNDLQEIHPNTFHSNKQLSLLAISGNPLKHTQDAKLSKHGLFDAPSITELDFSYNGLTKLKRTAFSRMPSLTYIILKGNKLKEIDSSAFNTLESLMEVDFSNNLLNEIPVDLLYNSGIQTFKVAGNNLQTLSTIKMKKLRVLDASNNKIKIIGKDDLMDVPLLDQLIINSNGLKRIHQHAFDNLDQLTHLDVSNNKLTSWSEHHLRTNSRLQELLMSDNPELKTLPVFKTVGFEYNSYSVSRFDCANCGLYFLEETTFNAMPAITRLNLSRNRLTGLPNGLLSRLLSLRILDLSDNIIKSLDNSMFRGAISLTKISLAGNPLVTLQVTPFLVAPGLTKLDVSRCALERVWSEARVPLTSLRSLSVRENLLRRITVEELKATPKIVSLDLAHNPLDCDVEFNEAVQWLTDHGVTPVETSRYISNYGNDDNYQDSEGISQWTDLAKIVCDGINDGPPERPVPRKEKKVKIIVEGLDTAEYSDTLLRNNFENDDDLVKMHVDHGLKPNEEVEKAWTTQDQEYEDFVPAEDTEYRPWYSTTDVWAIATIIITTLLMVLLTVHVAIYLAKRRGHGPVIRPPMILRQGLIDNKNCGLVYKPLQEEITTPHVPKRGSFYSSSTFHYDKIVPESV